DNA from Neovison vison isolate M4711 chromosome 12, ASM_NN_V1, whole genome shotgun sequence:
ACTTGCTGGGTCTCACCCccggagatttcgattcagcaaGTTTCTAGGTGATTCTAACAAGTTACCAGGTAATGCAGATGCTTCTAGTCTCAGAACATACTTTGAGAACCTATGGACTGATTCTTGGATGGCTTCTGGAATCCCCTGCTCACAATACCACTCGTTGCTTCAGAAACACGTCTCACTGCGTGAATACCTAAGAACCTTGGCTTGGGTCCACAGCTCCGTATCTTCACACAGGTGTACTGATACGCTTTCTTTCCAAAAAGACTTTGCTTTGGGGACAGCTGGTAGGGTGTGCGAGGTCTTCAATGAAAGCCGCCTCCAGAATGCCCTTCATGGACTGTTTGGCTTTCTTCCTGAAATCTTTTCCCAGGAGGGCATAGAGGAAGGGATTAAAGCAACTATTGGCAGATGCTAGAGCAACGGACACGTAGTCCCAAGACAGCAGAGCTTTTCCTAAGGGAGTTTCTGAGTCAAAAAACAATGATAGGACTCCAATAATGTGGTATGGAGCCCAGCAGACACAGAAGACAACCACCACAGCCATGGCCACTCGCAAGGTTTTGGTCCGAGACTTGGTGGAGCGGCTGCGTCGCATTCGGAAGATAATGAGGCCATAACAGGTCATCATGACCATAAAGGGCAGAAGGAAACCCATCACTAGTCTAGTGATGGTTATTGCCATCAGGGCTGTTAGTACTTGATTGTTGTATGAAAATTGGCCTACATCATAATCCTGGAGATTTTGGAATAGCTCATGTGCATATAAGGAGTTGCTAGAAGTACCAGAGTAAAGGTCTAAATTGGTAGAGAGAAAACTCTCAGAGTTATCTGGTGGGTTAGTTCTGTGATCTTCAATAGGAAACCCACTGGGGCTTATAGATGAGACCTTACTAGCAAGAAAATTATAATATGGATATTGACTAGACAATTTAGCTGAATCCACAGGGGGTGACTCTCCAGAAGTTCTTTGAAATGTTTGAGAATAGAGGATAGTGGTGGCTGTCCAAGGAAGATCATTTGCTTGTAAAGAGAAAGACTCTAATCCCTCATCCATTTCTCCAGGCAGGTGCACAGTGGAGTTGTCAAGAGACTTATTTTCCAGTAGATCACTGGTGAAGTTTGAATAACCAAAGGAGCTGTAGGGACTAAAACTGTAGCCACACACGTAATGGTCATCTACAGCGAATGTTTTCCGGTACACGAACACGGGCATACACATTACAAAAGCCACCACCCATATACATCCGCAGATAGCGAAGGCTGTCCCCACCTTGCGGTGATTCTGGCACCAGATTGGCCTGAGGACCAAAAGGCAACGATCCAGGCTAATGGCAGTCAGCAGGAAGACACTGGCAAACATGTTGAGGATGATGATGGAGGGGATGAGCTTGCACATGAACCAGCCATAGGGCCAGTGTCCTTGCAGCGCCAAGTGAGCCAGGGAGAAGGGCAATGAGAGGCAGCAGAGGAAGTCGGCCAGTGTGAGATGGAGAAACCAAATGGTGTTCACTGTCCGCTGCATCTTTAGGCCAGCCACCCACAGCACTAGCCCATTGCCTGGCAACCCCAGCAAGAAAGTGAGGCTGAGAATGCCCATGGAGAGAATGACTTGGGGTTCGTACCAGGGCTGTGAGGGTAGGTCAGTTGAACTGTTATCAGCAGAGGAAGGCTCCATTGCTGAACTTCTCTAAAAATATAAGCAATAATATTAAAAactatctttttcttaaaaagcataTCCTTAGAATTACCACCCTCCCACATAACACTGTAGACTACAGAGGCTCCTGTTTTAGTCTGTATTCCTTAACTTCACCCTGGACCACACGAAAACATTCTATGATCATTAAAATCTACCATATCAATTTAAATGTGTACTGAAATCATAATTTCATTAGAAGTCCCTGTCAATGtacatttctcctctttcttgcaATTCCAATATCACATTCTGCAGTCGTTCCTTTCCTTACCCAGTGTTCCCTACTAAAAAcaagcagggctcctgggtggctcagtcggttaagtgtcttccctcgactcaggtcatgatccctgggccctgggatcaagccccacattgtgcttttccctctgcctgccactcccccctgcttgtgcttgctctctctctctctctctctttgtgtgtcacataaataaataatcttagaaaacaaaacaagtcaaaataaaaaaaaaaaagcaagcgaAATGGATGAACAATAACTTTAGACCAGAGGTTCCCAGCTTTCGATCCACAAGAGGGCTTTATGGAGCTCCATCACCACCTCGAACAGTGTGTAAGATTTTAAGGTTGCATATTCCCATTTCTATGAGGGCAGAAAGGCCATCCAATCCCTCCACCAGATTTTCAATGACTCACTACCACAAAAAAAGGTAATGTAGACTCAGTTGtatctttactttttaataaaaagataaaaaatattatttatttatttgaaagagagagcgagagagaacgagagagagagcatgagcaaggagaagagggagaagcaggttccccgccgagcggggagccgatgtggggctcaatcccaggactctctcatgacctgagctgaaggcagctgcttcaccgactgagccacccaggtgccgccccCAGTTACATCTTTAGATATAACCtcatcttttccttttgctttcaaaTTTCTCACGAGTTGTTTACCCTTTCAGCATCGATTCCCTCAATACCcatcatttctttcttgttttttaaaaatgttattcatgaatatatatacacatatatttgcatatatacatatatgtatatgtataaccatatttttcttaattaaaatttaacaaaacttGATTAGTCTGtgcatatttaaaaatccttaattatgggaaaatacacataacacaaaatttaccattctaaccatttttttaagtataaagttcagcagtattgggcgcctgggtggctcagtgggttaagccgctgcctttggctcaggttatgatctcagggtcctgggatcgagtcccgcatggggctctctgctcagcagggagcctgcttccccctctctctctctgcctgcctctccatctacttgtgatttctctctgtcaaataaataaataaaatctttaaaaaaaaagttcagcagTATCAAGTATATTCACGTTATTGTACAATTAACCTCCACGGTTTTTTCaccttgtaaaactgaaactctaatTCTATTAGACAATGGTTCCCcacttccctcttcccccagctgctggCAAACCACCGGGCTACTTTCTGTTACTATTTGCATTTGACTACTCTAGacatctcatataaatggaattgtacagCATTTGTCTTCtggtgtctggtttatttcccttggcataatgttctcaaggctcatccatgttgtagcatatgtcagaatttctttctttttaaggctaaataatattccatcgtatgtaAACCCCACATTCTGCTTACCCactcatctcttgatggacatctgaaTTGCTTTCATCTTTTAGCTCTTGTgaacagtgctgctatgaactGGCATGCATACTGTTGTATAAACTGATTTCCTTTTTTCAGCTAGTCTCCACATTATGCAGTAATATTTTACCTTAAGGAATACTCAGTCTTTGCCTAGTTTTTTCTAGACGTAGTTTTTTTCTCACCGTCCGGAAACATCTTCTGTAGCTGATTGATCCACAGTTATAGCCAATCTAGGATCACACTTTGCATCCAAATGTTATgtttaagtctctctctctctctctccttttttaacaTAGTTTGTCAGGGATGCTAGCTTGTCTCAGGGTCTGTTGTTCTCACCACTCACTTTTTAACCTTTGTAATTTGTAATCTTTTAACACTTTGTAATTTGTCTTCtgacccatcactgggctaaagTTACCTCTAAAATTATTTCTAGATAACAAATCCAAACATCGTTTTCTCTGTCTTTATCCACAACTCCATTCTCTTGGCCTCTTGACATTACCGTTCCCTAATTCCAAAGACTCCCATAAATATACCCTACTTTATAGCTTTTTTGAACAACTCACTATTTTGGCTAATGCTGTTTACTTCTGTCGGGAATTATGTCCTTCACCTTCACCTCCTTTGTCCTGCATCCTTAATCTCTACCTGTTGAAATTCTAGCCATTCCTCAAAATAAGCTCAAATGTTATTCTTCTTCAAAACCTCCTCTTAAAGTCTCAATAAGAAATTAgttcttcggggcacctgggtggctcagtgggttaaagcctctgccttcggctcgggtcatgatcccggggtcctgggatcgagccccacatcgggctctctgctaggcagggagcctgcttcccttcctctctctctgcctctctctctgcctacttgtgatctctctctctctctccctctgtcaaataaatagataaaatcttaaaaaaaaaaaagaaattagttcttCAACCTcttaaatttgtgtgtgtgtgtatgtgttgaatCTCCATTTCATATTCTCTGTGCAGTGAAGCATTTTGCcttgtattattaaaattattattttaaaaaggttttatttatttatttgacagagagagacacagcgagagagggaacacaagcgggcgagtgggagagggagaagcagactttccactgagcagggagcccgatgcggggcttgatcccaggactctggaatcatgacctgacccgaaggcagacgcttagcgactgagccacccaggcgctccttaatATAATTATTGTCATGGCTGTCTTATCTATTATTCTGGCCTTAAATTTCAGAGTGGTAAAAATGAGTCTTCTACCTAAGTGCTTGTTCTATCAAAGTTAGCACAATGGATTCCATGACATAAAGATCAAAGATGACTTCAGTGCATGGATGTTCATGTTTGgggtttactttattttctttttcaactaaatttaaaatttttattatcgTCCACTTAATCCATTAAGTATGCTGTCTCTTCTAACTTCCCTTTTGGTTTCCAGTTTCCAGTTCTTACTGGCTATAATAgcattttatgtttcctttcatAGAGtcccaaaatattttcatgactTGGAATTCTGCTGAGCTAACCAAATGCTGTCATAGGGTCTTACATGATTAGCAGAAGTTAAAATAATCGAGacaacaaaataatagaaaagaagtgATTCTCATTCTCCCTTTCTGTAGCCTTATGCACTCAAATACTCAAGTCTTATCAAGACCCCTTCTTTCCTTGCTGGGCACAGAAGCTACCCTGGTCCACTGTCCTGCTCCAGTATATATAGTCATGCCAACATCTGTGAAGTATTGAGAGAAGGATAGAATCAGAAAAGCTAGGACTGAAAAGAAACATAGCAATTATTTTTCCTTGTCTCTAGTTTTATTTTGcggtttttgacacagaaactcAGCAAATTAGGGGACTGTCACATATTCACAATGAGGAGGGTTGTAAGATCTTAAGTCCAATAGTCTTTCTACTACAAAGAACCACAGAACTAAAAAGGCTTCagtattgttattattaacaATAACATGGGAAAGTTACCGAGAGCTGCACAAACTGAAGTAATAAAGACTGAAGAGAAAGTCATCTGGGTGGGTCATtctgttaagcaactgactcttgattttggctcagatcatgatcttagggtcatgggatcgagccccgcattgggcagggtctgctggagattctctccctgtgcccctgcccattccccctctgttctctcttcctgctaaaataaataaataaataaataaataaatctttcaaaaaaagattaaaaagagcaAGATTCCATATAAATAGAGCCATAGGTATgaactatattttaaatatcacataTGCCTTGAAAGTATGTATAAATCAGTCTTAAAAATCTTTCAGAATGAACAAGATCACTTTTTACATTTCTCCAAGTGTTTGGCTGAAAGATACCTCTACATTTGCGACTGGTAgaaccctttctttctctttccttctttctttcttttttagttttcaatACTACATTGGCCAAAAGTAGTTAAAAGGATAAAGACATTCCTGAAACTAAAATTCAGTTGTAACAGGACAAGAAAGTAGATTCCAGAATCAAATACTAATGATAGGGAGACAGAGTTGGTAACAATAAAGAacaagtaggggcgcctgggtggctcagtgggttaagcctttgcttttggttcaggtcatgatctcagggtcctgggatcaagccccgcatcaggctctctgctcagcagggagcctgcttccccccaacccccgcctgcctctctgccaacttgtgatctctgtctgtcaaataaataaataaaatcttaaaataaagaataagcaaaagaataataaaaaaagaagaaataggagtgagaaaaaaatatatataaaaaggcAACTGACTTGAAGAATTAGCTATTGTGAAAAGCTGGACTCAAAATTCAGAAAGAGACACACAGCCGATTTAAGAGGGAAAATGGCATAAAATTCACTATTTGTTctagaatgaaaataatttagaacATGGGATATTTAGTAAAAGAAAGGTGGATATGgagataaaacaaaagaaagaaaagttggggAAGGAATGGGGGGAAGAGGAGTTAATGACCCTCAAATCATTATCAGTAATAAGCAGAAGCAGCACAAGTTGTCCAGTGAATGTAGGTTTTCTTACCAAAACCCTGAGACAGTAGCTGATGGCCTCAGCACAGGTCTGGAGGTCCCCCCAAATCCGGTGTGGGTCTCACACTTACCCACAATCAAGCTGTGAAGAATGTTTAGGAAATTTGCTGAgcacttcctcttccctctcttcgCTTCT
Protein-coding regions in this window:
- the C3AR1 gene encoding C3a anaphylatoxin chemotactic receptor, with product MEPSSADNSSTDLPSQPWYEPQVILSMGILSLTFLLGLPGNGLVLWVAGLKMQRTVNTIWFLHLTLADFLCCLSLPFSLAHLALQGHWPYGWFMCKLIPSIIILNMFASVFLLTAISLDRCLLVLRPIWCQNHRKVGTAFAICGCIWVVAFVMCMPVFVYRKTFAVDDHYVCGYSFSPYSSFGYSNFTSDLLENKSLDNSTVHLPGEMDEGLESFSLQANDLPWTATTILYSQTFQRTSGESPPVDSAKLSSQYPYYNFLASKVSSISPSGFPIEDHRTNPPDNSESFLSTNLDLYSGTSSNSLYAHELFQNLQDYDVGQFSYNNQVLTALMAITITRLVMGFLLPFMVMMTCYGLIIFRMRRSRSTKSRTKTLRVAMAVVVVFCVCWAPYHIIGVLSLFFDSETPLGKALLSWDYVSVALASANSCFNPFLYALLGKDFRKKAKQSMKGILEAAFIEDLAHPTSCPQSKVFLERKRISTPV